In one window of Gossypium arboreum isolate Shixiya-1 chromosome 4, ASM2569848v2, whole genome shotgun sequence DNA:
- the LOC108458127 gene encoding exocyst complex component EXO70E2-like, with product MAMGDYESTATSLEGEENLIAAAEHIVKALGSNKNFTKDVKKILADLGSQLSTMATVEDNMVEGKKSGIEEQLSVVEEKIMSWESDDSMIWDSGPDEVAEYLNAVAGARKLTERLENQCLSSQEEKDLLCRAHDVLQMAMQRLEDEFKHVLVHHRQPFEPEPMSFRSSEDDAVEEGSIVSFGDESVEESTLRDSISRNSEEFIVDLVRPDVISDLKCIANLMFSSNYDHECRQVYILVRKDALDECLFNLEIEKLSIEDVLKMEWGTLNSKIKRWVRAMKVFVRPYLVSEKWLCDQTFAELGSSNSVCFVEAAKAPMLQLLNFVEAISIGSHQPERLVRILDMYEVLADLLLDINALFSDEAGSSIRIEYQEVLKRLADTVRVTFLEFENAIATNASTSPFAGGGVHHLTKYVMNYIRLLADYNETLNLLLKNHDGAAATSLSPNTSPATREESITKYFSDSCSPMALHLQSLTSVLEANLDEKSKLYRDASLQHFFLMNNIYYMAQKVKNSELRLIFGDKWIRKHNWKFQQHAMSYERATWSSILSLLKDESNSSSGSTSRTVLRERLRSFYVAFDEVYKTQTAWLITDVQLREDLRISTSLKVIQAYRTFVGRQMQHIGEKHIRYNAEELQDYLLDLFEGSQKSLHNPNRR from the coding sequence ATGGCAATGGGTGATTATGAATCTACGGCTACATCATTAGAAGGAGAGGAAAATTTAATTGCTGCGGCGGAGCATATAGTGAAAGCGTTGGGTTCTAACAAGAACTTTACAAAAGATGTCAAGAAAATATTGGCAGATCTTGGTAGCCAGTTATCTACAATGGCTACAGTTGAGGATAACATGGTTGAGGGTAAGAAAAGTGGGATTGAAGAGCAGTTGAGTGTTGTTGAGGAGAAGATTATGAGTTGGGAATCAGATGATTCTATGATATGGGATTCGGGTCCGGATGAAGTTGCCGAATATCTGAATGCTGTTGCCGGAGCTCGGAAGTTGACAGAGAGATTGGAGAATCAGTGCTTGAGTAGCCAAGAAGAGAAAGATTTGTTATGCAGGGCTCATGATGTTCTTCAGATGGCAATGCAGAGGCTTGAGGATGAGTTCAAACATGTACTTGTTCACCATAGGCAACCCTTTGAGCCAGAGCCCATGTCGTTCCGTTCGAGTGAGGATGATGCTGTTGAAGAGGGCTCGATAGTTTCTTTTGGTGATGAGTCTGTTGAGGAGTCTACCCTCAGAGATAGCATCAGTAGGAACTCAGAGGAGTTTATCGTTGATTTGGTTCGTCCAGATGTGATTTCTGATCTCAAATGCATTGCCAATTTGATGTTCAGTTCGAATTATGACCACGAATGTCGCCAGGTATACATCCTTGTTCGAAAGGATGCGTTGGATGAGTGTCTCTTCAACcttgaaattgagaaattgagcaTCGAAGACGTGCTCAAGATGGAGTGGGGAACCTTGAATTCCAAAATCAAGAGATGGGTTAGAGCTATGAAGGTCTTTGTTCGGCCCTATCTTGTGAGCGAGAAGTGGCTCTGTGACCAGACTTTTGCAGAGCTTGGATCATCCAATTCGGTATGTTTTGTTGAGGCAGCAAAGGCTCCAATGCTACAGCTTCTGAACTTTGTCGAGGCCATCTCAATTGGCTCTCATCAACCAGAAAGGCTAGTTCGAATTCTAGACATGTATGAGGTGCTTGCAGATCTTCTTCTGGACATTAATGCATTGTTTTCGGATGAGGCTGGTTCTTCTATTAGAATCGAGTATCAAGAAGTTTTGAAGAGATTGGCTGATACTGTAAGGGTCACGTTTCTTGAATTTGAGAATGCCATTGCGACAAACGCGTCAACAAGCCCTTTTGCAGGAGGGGGAGTTCACCATTTGACCAAATACGTTATGAATTACATCCGGCTTCTTGCAGATTATAACGAGACCCTAAATTTACTCCTCAAGAACCATGATGGAGCCGCTGCTACCTCGCTCTCCCCCAATACGAGTCCAGCTACAAGGGAGGAAAGCATAACTAAATATTTCTCTGACAGTTGTTCTCCAATGGCACTCCATCTCCAGTCACTCACTTCTGTTCTAGAAGCCAACCTAGACGAGAAATCAAAATTATATCGGGATGCTTCATTGCAACACTTCTTTTTGATGAACAATATATATTACATGGCTCAAAAGGTTAAGAATTCCGAACTTAGGCTTATATTCGGAGATAAGTGGATTCGAAAACACAACTGGAAATTCCAACAACATGCGATGAGCTACGAGAGAGCTACTTGGAGTTCAATTCTCTCTTTACTGAAGGACGAGAGCAATTCCAGCTCTGGTTCTACCTCAAGGACAGTTCTCAGGGAGAGATTGCGAAGCTTTTATGTTGCTTTCGACGAGGTCTATAAAACACAGACGGCATGGCTCATCACAGATGTTCAGCTCCGTGAAGATTTACGAATTTCAACGTCCCTGAAAGTAATCCAAGCTTATCGAACATTCGTGGGAAGACAAATGCAGCACATCGGCGAGAAACATATTAGGTACAATGCTGAAGAGCTACAGGATTACTTGTTAGACTTGTTTGAGGGATCCCAAAAATCATTGCATAATCCCAATAGGAGATGA
- the LOC108459641 gene encoding UDP-glycosyltransferase 83A1-like gives MGNPHILAIPYPAQGHVIPLMELSHNLVSHGFKITFVNTDFNHKRVKDAFGNKVDGEGSIRLVSIPDGMEPDEDRKQLGKLTYGISKVMPLELKKLVKKINGSEDNKISCVIADVNMGWALDIAAEFEIPGVAFWPASAMLLALLFSTDKLLDDQVIDKHGTPINGENMIQLYPNTPAMHPNNFLWVCLGDFTAQKTIFEFAMRNNKAVENVEWLICNTTFDLEPGALSLIPEILPIGPLSATNQLGPLTGSFWPEDATCLKWLDQQPPGSVIYVAFGSFTVFDPIQFQELALGLELSNRPFLWVVRPDTTEGTQSDELYPIGFKARLAGRGKMVGWAPQRAVLAHPSIACFISHCGWNSTVEGLSNGIPFLCWPYFADQFINETYICDIWKIGLSFNRDERGIITREEIKGKVEQLVDDERFKAKALQLKGSVMNSVSENGSSNRIFNNFIEWMKS, from the exons ATGGGCAATCCTCATATTCTAGCAATACCATATCCAGCACAAGGCCATGTAATTCCTCTAATGGAGCTCTCTCATAACTTGGTTAGCCATGGATTCAAAATCACCTTTGTCAACACGGATTTCAATCACAAGAGAGTGAAGGATGCATTCGGCAACAAGGTTGATGGAGAGGGCTCAATTCGTCTGGTTTCGATCCCCGACGGCATGGAACCCGATGAGGATAGGAAGCAATTAGGGAAGTTAACCTATGGAATCAGCAAAGTGATGCCATTGGAGCTGAAGAAGCTGGTGAAGAAGATTAATGGATCTGAAGATAATAAGATCAGTTGTGTCATAGCTGATGTGAACATGGGATGGGCACTTGACATTGCTGCAGAGTTTGAAATACCTGGAGTTGCTTTCTGGCCTGCTTCCGCCATGCTTTTGGCCTTGCTTTTTAGCACCGATAAGTTGCTCGATGATCAAGTCATTGATAAACATG GAACTCCAATCAATGGAGAAAATATGATTCAACTGTACCCAAACACACCTGCAATGCACCCTAACAACTTTTTGTGGGTTTGTCTTGGTGATTTCACCGCACAAAAGACTATATTCGAGTTTGCTATGAGAAACAACAAAGCTGTTGAAAATGTTGAGTGGCTAATCTGCAACACAACTTTCGACCTTGAACCAGGAGCACTTAGCTTAATCCCTGAGATCCTACCCATTGGTCCACTCTCAGCAACCAACCAGCTTGGACCCTTGACCGGAAGTTTTTGGCCTGAGGATGCAACCTGTTTGAAATGGCTCGACCAACAGCCTCCAGGCTCAGTCATATATGTGGCATTTGGTAGCTTCACGGTTTTTGACCCAATCCAGTTCCAAGAACTGGCTCTCGGTCTGGAACTCTCAAACAGGCCATTTCTATGGGTTGTTAGACCAGATACCACTGAAGGGACTCAATCTGATGAACTTTACCCTATAGGGTTCAAAGCGAGACTTGCAGGCCGAGGGAAAATGGTGGGATGGGCACCCCAACGAGCCGTTCTAGCTCATCCATCCATTGCTTGCTTCATCAGCCACTGTGGTTGGAACTCCACTGTTGAAGGTCTCAGCAATGGGATCCCTTTCCTTTGCTGGCCCTACTTTGCTGATCAGTTCATTAACGAAACCTACATTTGTGACATTTGGAAGATTGGATTAAGCTTCAACAGAGATGAAAGAGGGATCATTACACGAGAAGAGATTAAGGGTAAGGTTGAGCAATTGGTAGATGATGAAAGATTCAAAGCTAAAGCACTACAACTCAAGGGATCGGTGATGAACAGTGTTAGCGAAAATGGTAGCTCTAACAGGATTTTCAACAATTTCATTGAATGGATGAAATCATAG